A single Cannabis sativa cultivar Pink pepper isolate KNU-18-1 chromosome 7, ASM2916894v1, whole genome shotgun sequence DNA region contains:
- the LOC133039601 gene encoding uncharacterized protein LOC133039601 has product MSPRRSVRINGNRNIHVDATPAPARGGGRGDGRRGGRRGGPSGKGGRQGASIAPVDEVALEQQQAPPNAQAEILRENALAVNPEPIQRFKPVYERFRKQQPPIFNGSSDSLEAEEWLRSVESILEYMDLTDRERVSCLCHLLKKDARILWEVVRQSRNITTMTWLDFVDVFNRKYYSAAILAAKEDEFMNLRQNNLTVTEYARQFDRLAKFAQEIVPTEALRVKRFLKGMNPMIKKDVKIMVGTNTVYAEVLEKALEAELLENDIKKENAAKWEARRNNGGNQENKRKHEGNHSNDRDKKGKAVVQNNNNGVKRSYVEFPICPTCNRKHLGECKMKSGVCYNCRGEAATSNTVVSGQVSIYGLPYNVLFDSRATHSYIATRVIDSIDKPCDLLRCGIVTELPSGETMLSTRRMRDVPIIIESKELMGDLIELEMKEYDVILGMDWLSSHGVTINCRKKLVVFETKAGDRFTFKGDKLALRTPLISSLKASQLMKAGCLAFLVSVVDRAIETQLNVENVHIVCEFPEVFPEDLPGLPPDREVEFIIELAPGTNPISKAPYRMAPNELKELKIQLQELDKGFIRPSYSPWGATVLYVKKKDGSMRMCVDYRELNKVTIKNKYPLPRIDDLFDQLQGSAVFSKSRKKMEV; this is encoded by the exons ATGTCTCCAAGAAGATCAGTTCGAATCAACGGTAATAGAAACATCCACGTGGATGCAACTCCAGCACCCGCAAGGGGCGGAGGCCGAGGTGATGGTCGACGCGGAGGCCGACGTGGAGGCCCAAGCGGTAAGGGAGGTAGACAAGGAGCATCGATAGCACCGGTAGATGAAGTAGCACTCGAACAACAACAAGCACCTCCCAATGCTCAAGCTGAAATACTCCGAGAAAACGCTC TTGCAGTGAATCCAGAACCAATACAACGTTTTAAACCTGTGTACGAGCGATTCAGGAAACAACAACCACCAATATTCAATGGGAGCTCGGACTCACTTGAAGCTGAGGAATGGTTGCGCTCAGTGGAGTCCATATTAGAATATATGGACCTCACTGATAGGGAAAGAGTATCCTGTCTTTGCCACCTACTTAAAAAGGATGCACGGATCCTGTGGGAAGTAGTAAGACAAAGTCGCAACATAACAACTATGACCTGGTTGGACTTTGTTGATGTGTTCAACAGGAAATACTACAGTGCCGCCATACTGGCTGCAAAAGAAGATGAGTTTATGAATCTGAGGCAGAACAATCTCACTGTCACGGAGTATGCTAGGCAATTTGACCGtctggcaaagtttgcacaagAGATCGTACCAACCGAGGCCCTTCGGGTCAAAAGGTTCTTGAAGGGGATGAACCCCATGATTAAAAAAGATGTGAAAATCATGGTGGGGACCAACACAGTTTATGCTGAGGTGTTAGAAAAAGCTCTTGAAGCTGAGTTGCTCGAAAATGATATAAAGAAGGAGAATGCTGCTAAGTGGGAAGCCCGAAGAAACAATGGAGGAAATCAAGAGAATAAGAGAAAACACGAGGGAAATCACAGTAATGATCGTGATAAAAAGGGGAAAGCAGTGgtccaaaataacaacaatgggGTGAAAAGGTCCTATGTAGAATTCCCAATTTGCCCCACATGCAATAGGAAACATCTTGGGGAGTGTAAGATGAAGTCAGGGGTGTGCTACAATTGCAG AGGAGAAGCGGCCACAAGCAACACTGTTGTCTCAGGTCAGGTTTCTATTTACGGATTGCCTTATAATGTTCTCTTTGATTCTAGAGCTACTCATTCTTATATAGCTACTAGGGTAATTGATAGTATAGATAAGCCATGTGACCTACTTAGATGTGGTATTGTGACGGAATTACCCTCGGGAGAAACCATGTTATCAACAAGAAGAATGCGAGATGTACctatcataatcgaaagcaaagAACTTATGGGCGACCTAATAGAGCTGGAAATGAAGGAATATGATGTTATACTTGGGATGGATTGGCTATCTAGTCACGGTGTGACAATCAATTGCCGAAAGAAACTGGTCGTTTTTGAAACAAAGGCTGGGGATCGGTTTACTTTCAAGGGCGACAAGCTGGCCTTGAGGACTCCATTAATCTCTTCCCTAAAAGCTAGTCAGCTAATGAAGGCGGGGTGTCTGGCATTCTTGGTCAGCGTAGTGGATCGAGCAATAGAGACGCAACTAAATGTGGAGAATGTGCACATAGTCTGTGAATTTCCAGAggtctttccagaagatttaCCGGGACTACCTCCAGACAGAGAGGTGGAGTTCATCATCGAATTAGCCCCAGGGACTAATCCAATTTCAAAGGCTCCATACAGAATGGCACCTAATGAGTTAAAAGAGCTTAAAATACAACTACAGGAGCTAGACAAAGGGTTCATTAGACCgagttactcaccttggggtgcaacGGTACTCTATGTCAAGAAAAAAGATGGAAGTATGAGGATGTGCGTAGACTACCGTGAGCTCAACAAGGTGACCATCaagaataagtatcctttgCCAAGGATTGACGATCTCTTTGATCAATTGCAAGGCTCGGCTGTGTTCTCAAAGTCAAGAAAAAAGATGGAAGTATGA